One genomic segment of Nothobranchius furzeri strain GRZ-AD chromosome 10, NfurGRZ-RIMD1, whole genome shotgun sequence includes these proteins:
- the npm1a gene encoding nucleophosmin 1a isoform X1, whose product MNGVNDEQMAPQTFLYGCVLESGKEGHFNPEDDELEHQLDLRMACVDPSTKDELHTVEVEGRDAEGQVVKATLVTLKPSTLPSVCLGGFTITPPAVFRLKAGSGPVHLSGQHLIMMETGQSFDESEEEEEEEEEEEVKPSKKRQATSPAPKSQKKIKMDETVEEEEEDDDEDEEEESEAEESPVKAKPTPTKPKTPTQNGKSSAPSTPTSGQKTPKGKGEKKSPATPKANLSLSEIKAKMLESVKKGVSLPKVQAKFENFCKHGQNVTDSKVISELWKWRQTLKDEK is encoded by the exons ATGAACGGAGTGAACGACGAACAAATGGCACCCCAAACATTTCTTTACG GGTGTGTGCTGGAATCTGGAAAGGAGGGGCACTTCAATCCTGAGGATGACGAGTTGGAGCATCAGCTTGATCTGAGGATG GCCTGTGTGGACCCTAGCACAAAAGATGAACTGCACACAGTGGAGGTGGAAGGACGCGATGCAGAGGGTCAAGTGGTCAAAGCGACTCTAGTTACACTCAAGCCCTCTACCCTGCCAAGT GTGTGTCTTGGTGGATTCACCATCACACCCCCAGCAGTGTTTCGTCTGAAGGCTGGTTCCGGTCCGGTGCACCTCAGTGGACAACACCTCATCA TGATGGAGACAGGTCAGTCTTTTGATgaaagtgaggaggaggaggaggaagaagaggaggaggaagtgaaACCATCAAAGAAAAGGCAGGCTACATCTCCTGCTCCAAAATCCCAG AAGAAGATTAAAATGGATGAgactgtggaggaggaggaggaagatgatgatga GGATGAGGAGGAAGAGAGTGAGGCTGAGGAATCGCCTGTCAAG gccAAACCAACACCAACCAAACCAAAGACCCCGACTCAGAACGGCAAGAGCTCTGCACCCAGTACTCCAACTTCAGGGCAG AAGACCCCCAAGGGCAAAGGAGAGAAGAAAAGCCCAGCCACTCCTAAAGCCAATCTGTCGCTTTCTGAGATTAAGGCCAAGATGTTGGAGTCGGTGAAAAAG GGTGTTTCGTTACCCAAAGTTCAGGCCAAGTTTGAGAACTTCTGTAAGCACGGTCAAAACGTGACAGATTCCAAG GTCATCTCAGAGCTGTGGAAGTGGCGACAGACGCTGAAGGACGAGAAATAA
- the npm1a gene encoding nucleophosmin 1a isoform X2: protein MNGVNDEQMAPQTFLYGCVLESGKEGHFNPEDDELEHQLDLRMACVDPSTKDELHTVEVEGRDAEGQVVKATLVTLKPSTLPSVCLGGFTITPPAVFRLKAGSGPVHLSGQHLIMMETGQSFDESEEEEEEEEEEEVKPSKKRQATSPAPKSQKKIKMDETVEEEEEDDDEDEEEESEAEESPVKAKPTPTKPKTPTQNGKSSAPSTPTSGQTPKGKGEKKSPATPKANLSLSEIKAKMLESVKKGVSLPKVQAKFENFCKHGQNVTDSKVISELWKWRQTLKDEK from the exons ATGAACGGAGTGAACGACGAACAAATGGCACCCCAAACATTTCTTTACG GGTGTGTGCTGGAATCTGGAAAGGAGGGGCACTTCAATCCTGAGGATGACGAGTTGGAGCATCAGCTTGATCTGAGGATG GCCTGTGTGGACCCTAGCACAAAAGATGAACTGCACACAGTGGAGGTGGAAGGACGCGATGCAGAGGGTCAAGTGGTCAAAGCGACTCTAGTTACACTCAAGCCCTCTACCCTGCCAAGT GTGTGTCTTGGTGGATTCACCATCACACCCCCAGCAGTGTTTCGTCTGAAGGCTGGTTCCGGTCCGGTGCACCTCAGTGGACAACACCTCATCA TGATGGAGACAGGTCAGTCTTTTGATgaaagtgaggaggaggaggaggaagaagaggaggaggaagtgaaACCATCAAAGAAAAGGCAGGCTACATCTCCTGCTCCAAAATCCCAG AAGAAGATTAAAATGGATGAgactgtggaggaggaggaggaagatgatgatga GGATGAGGAGGAAGAGAGTGAGGCTGAGGAATCGCCTGTCAAG gccAAACCAACACCAACCAAACCAAAGACCCCGACTCAGAACGGCAAGAGCTCTGCACCCAGTACTCCAACTTCAGGGCAG ACCCCCAAGGGCAAAGGAGAGAAGAAAAGCCCAGCCACTCCTAAAGCCAATCTGTCGCTTTCTGAGATTAAGGCCAAGATGTTGGAGTCGGTGAAAAAG GGTGTTTCGTTACCCAAAGTTCAGGCCAAGTTTGAGAACTTCTGTAAGCACGGTCAAAACGTGACAGATTCCAAG GTCATCTCAGAGCTGTGGAAGTGGCGACAGACGCTGAAGGACGAGAAATAA